In Halobacillus amylolyticus, the following proteins share a genomic window:
- the queG gene encoding tRNA epoxyqueuosine(34) reductase QueG, whose protein sequence is MDDHTFKKEVIAYSKEIGIDKIGFASVDVFGELKARLKKQQDLGYQSGFEKGSLEERTEPNRLLPGAQSIISIALAYPSKMHDAPRSVKGERRGIFCRASWGRDYHDVLRDRLQKLATFIKERFPEAELSSMVDTGELSDRAVAERAGIGFSGKNSAIITPEFGSYVYLGEMVTNIPFEPDEPVVDSCGDCNICVDACPTDALVQGGQLNAQRCIAFLTQTKDFLPDEFRTKIGNRLYGCDTCQTVCPKNRKKDFHNHEEFEPDPEVAKPKLIPLLSMSNREFKEKFGSASGSWRGKKPIQRNAILALAHYKDQTSIDELIRLMKNDPRPVIRGTAAYGLGKIGTTACYIAIEKAQVMEENDEVLFEMEKGLQFQEQ, encoded by the coding sequence GTGGACGATCACACATTCAAAAAAGAAGTCATTGCATACAGTAAAGAAATCGGAATAGACAAAATCGGCTTTGCGTCTGTCGATGTATTTGGAGAACTGAAAGCAAGATTGAAGAAACAACAAGACCTTGGCTATCAATCTGGGTTTGAAAAGGGGAGTCTTGAAGAGCGGACGGAGCCGAACCGTTTGCTTCCTGGTGCCCAGTCCATCATATCTATAGCGCTTGCCTACCCCTCAAAAATGCACGATGCCCCACGTAGTGTGAAAGGGGAGCGGCGAGGGATTTTTTGTCGTGCCTCCTGGGGACGGGATTATCATGATGTGCTTAGGGATCGTTTGCAAAAATTAGCCACATTCATAAAGGAACGTTTTCCTGAAGCAGAGTTATCTTCGATGGTCGATACAGGGGAATTATCTGATCGTGCTGTTGCTGAACGCGCAGGAATTGGTTTTAGTGGGAAAAACAGTGCGATTATTACACCGGAATTTGGCTCTTATGTTTATTTAGGCGAAATGGTGACAAATATTCCTTTTGAACCGGATGAACCGGTTGTTGATTCTTGCGGGGATTGCAATATATGTGTAGATGCCTGCCCTACAGACGCGCTGGTCCAAGGCGGGCAACTTAATGCCCAGCGATGTATCGCTTTTTTGACCCAGACGAAAGACTTTCTGCCTGATGAATTTAGAACTAAAATTGGTAATCGCCTTTACGGCTGTGATACTTGCCAGACCGTTTGTCCTAAAAATAGGAAGAAAGATTTCCATAACCATGAGGAATTTGAACCGGATCCAGAAGTAGCTAAGCCAAAGCTGATTCCTTTGTTGTCGATGTCAAACCGTGAATTTAAAGAGAAATTCGGTTCTGCGTCGGGATCTTGGCGAGGGAAGAAACCGATTCAACGCAATGCGATTCTTGCTTTAGCCCACTATAAAGATCAAACATCAATCGATGAATTGATTCGCTTGATGAAGAATGATCCAAGGCCAGTAATTAGGGGAACAGCGGCCTATGGACTTGGAAAAATTGGAACGACAGCTTGCTATATTGCCATCGAAAAGGCTCAAGTTATGGAAGAAAATGACGAAGTACTTTTTGAAATGGAAAAGGGCCTGCAATTTCAGGAACAATAA
- a CDS encoding ABC-ATPase domain-containing protein: MKKLKNLLQQIDGKSYKGYKQIQGRYFFPSYELLIDYVQGDPFAAPSKIRVRIPHKTRAIDQEWTSTNKRKVFAEDVMTRKVSNVIQHSNPNVHGSGKSGLVVIDRPGQEILERTAVVFENGYTTVCLTVGLPANGRRINGKQADKLFFQVLPEMIEKSVLSITDKEIDEAVKLADQHQVILDKMKEEGFISFIADGATLPRASGVSDQPMKNAVAFQSPEANRVAIKLPHREEPLTGMAIRKGIALIVGGGYHGKSTLLKAIERGVYPHISGDGREYVVTDPQAVKVRAEDGRQVTNVDISPFIKNLPHGVDTTQFSTENASGSTSQAANVIEAIEAGAQTLLIDEDTSATNFMIRDERMQELVVSEKEPITPFIDKITQMRDELDVSTILVMGGSGDYFHAADEVIMMDQYVPHHVTEQAKQIAAKYPSKRQTLEESFGTLPARSFEAQSIQARKGKKEKVQAKGRALILMGRTELALDAVEQLVDPSQTNLIADLLLHLSKKGWLDKNYSLKELLDKIDQQLDEEGLASIAPFKDQHPGELARPRRFEIASALNRLRTAKVRDLR, encoded by the coding sequence ATGAAAAAGTTAAAAAATCTGCTGCAGCAAATAGATGGTAAGAGCTACAAAGGTTATAAACAAATTCAAGGACGATACTTTTTTCCATCGTATGAGTTGCTCATTGATTATGTTCAAGGTGATCCCTTTGCTGCGCCTTCGAAAATACGTGTACGCATCCCTCATAAAACGCGTGCGATTGATCAGGAGTGGACATCAACGAACAAGCGAAAAGTGTTTGCTGAGGATGTGATGACGAGGAAAGTGTCAAATGTCATTCAGCATTCAAACCCCAATGTGCACGGTTCAGGAAAGAGCGGTCTTGTTGTCATTGACCGTCCTGGTCAGGAGATCTTGGAACGTACGGCTGTTGTTTTTGAAAATGGGTATACGACCGTTTGTTTAACAGTTGGTCTACCGGCAAATGGACGCAGGATCAATGGAAAACAGGCGGACAAGCTGTTTTTTCAAGTGTTACCTGAAATGATAGAGAAATCCGTTTTAAGTATTACGGATAAAGAAATAGACGAAGCCGTGAAATTAGCTGATCAGCATCAAGTCATTTTGGATAAAATGAAAGAAGAAGGGTTTATATCATTTATTGCGGATGGCGCTACTTTACCGCGGGCGAGTGGGGTAAGTGATCAACCAATGAAGAATGCTGTTGCTTTTCAAAGTCCTGAAGCGAACAGGGTCGCAATTAAACTGCCGCATCGAGAGGAGCCATTGACAGGGATGGCGATCCGTAAGGGGATTGCTCTGATTGTCGGTGGCGGTTATCATGGTAAAAGTACCTTACTCAAAGCCATTGAGCGAGGAGTGTATCCCCATATTAGCGGGGATGGTCGGGAGTATGTCGTTACAGACCCTCAAGCTGTCAAAGTAAGAGCGGAAGACGGCCGGCAAGTTACAAATGTAGATATTTCGCCTTTCATCAAAAATTTGCCTCATGGGGTCGATACGACACAATTTTCAACGGAGAACGCCAGTGGGAGTACATCACAAGCTGCCAATGTTATCGAAGCAATTGAGGCTGGTGCACAAACGTTACTAATTGATGAAGATACGAGCGCAACCAACTTTATGATTCGTGATGAGCGGATGCAAGAACTTGTTGTCAGTGAGAAGGAACCGATTACCCCGTTTATTGATAAAATAACACAGATGCGCGATGAACTAGATGTATCTACCATATTAGTTATGGGTGGCTCTGGCGACTATTTTCACGCTGCTGATGAAGTGATTATGATGGATCAATATGTCCCACATCATGTGACAGAACAGGCAAAGCAAATCGCTGCAAAATATCCGAGTAAGCGCCAGACCTTGGAGGAGTCATTTGGTACATTGCCTGCAAGATCATTTGAGGCTCAGTCGATTCAAGCAAGAAAAGGGAAAAAGGAAAAAGTGCAAGCGAAAGGGAGAGCCCTCATTTTAATGGGAAGGACGGAGCTGGCGCTTGATGCGGTCGAACAACTTGTCGATCCTTCGCAAACAAACTTGATTGCTGACCTTTTGTTACATTTGAGTAAAAAAGGCTGGTTAGATAAAAATTATTCGTTAAAAGAGTTACTAGATAAAATTGATCAACAGCTCGATGAAGAAGGGCTAGCATCAATTGCTCCCTTTAAGGATCAGCATCCAGGGGAACTTGCCCGACCTCGACGATTTGAAATCGCGTCAGCTTTAAATCGATTGCGCACAGCAAAAGTGAGAGACTTGAGATAA
- a CDS encoding FUSC family protein, with the protein MKQSQFKHYWITRLLASDPGRKRLNQAGKAVISLISSVSAVILILSMLGQPPLIPAIVAGITGMLGIMTVMDDTKRKKKITTLLLGISASSGVTAGSLLAWNAYLVSGLMILIIFSAFYFSRFGSRYFSLGMIGFMTVYFSSFLGLSPSELPWFYMGIVLGVAFAYLYNFIIFKDSAQLLKRSMRSFHIQANLTFELLIETIQDPETRDSRIRKLQYNVSKLREYASNVATDLNAQDVKGIWPGLTTSQLRLYVFDTAMLVATLTDSLQQLKKDEALEADELRELLIKVITSLHNSEVLAQNYEEKNLVEAQKTTESLRQMIDELFAKQNSQPGRWLYIIRRIESIATHVTNGALAIQQSLHKGKQSEENTEDNNSQDEDNEEKEEDQGLKPSTKKAYQSLIAGTIAIIVGHFISPIQPYWVLLTTFIVQLGTESVGRTYMKGLQRSVGTVIGAMLGFVLAKAVSGHSILEVILLFVVIFLAFYIFAVSYTLMSLFITLLIAFMYDLLLGGISFALLSARVIDTIAGAAIALTISAVIFPTKTKEKVSEAFTDYLNELNSYVTQYIRSFRETMDIKELADHAFKMDEKIQAIKDEAKPILQRPGALRHRELPRWVTIFTAINYYAKHLVASSYQKKFTYPDELEKVFPSMGDKFNHNIETLTHMIKTGEGAGVIYNMDNERKHIERFAPGHNENQGDLIHHLYYVWRINQSILILGKELGAEERDR; encoded by the coding sequence TTGAAGCAATCACAATTTAAGCATTATTGGATCACCCGACTACTCGCCTCTGACCCTGGGCGAAAAAGACTAAATCAGGCTGGCAAAGCCGTCATTAGTCTAATATCCTCGGTATCAGCAGTCATCCTCATACTCAGTATGTTAGGACAACCTCCCTTAATCCCAGCCATTGTTGCAGGGATCACTGGCATGCTCGGAATTATGACTGTTATGGATGACACAAAGAGGAAAAAGAAAATAACCACACTGTTACTAGGAATATCAGCAAGTTCCGGAGTAACGGCAGGATCGTTATTAGCGTGGAATGCCTATCTTGTCTCAGGTTTAATGATTCTAATTATATTTAGCGCTTTTTATTTTTCACGATTTGGAAGCCGTTACTTTTCACTTGGTATGATCGGATTTATGACTGTTTATTTTTCCTCCTTTTTAGGGCTTTCCCCAAGTGAATTACCTTGGTTTTACATGGGAATTGTCCTAGGTGTTGCTTTCGCATACCTATATAATTTTATTATCTTCAAAGACTCTGCCCAACTGTTAAAAAGGAGTATGCGTTCCTTTCATATTCAAGCAAACCTGACGTTCGAACTGCTGATTGAAACGATTCAAGATCCAGAAACAAGGGATTCACGGATCAGAAAACTTCAGTATAATGTGAGCAAACTTAGAGAGTATGCAAGTAATGTAGCAACAGACTTAAACGCTCAAGATGTAAAAGGAATCTGGCCAGGCCTTACAACATCACAATTAAGACTGTACGTATTTGATACGGCAATGCTTGTCGCGACGTTAACAGATTCCTTGCAACAACTAAAGAAAGATGAAGCATTAGAAGCAGATGAGTTAAGGGAATTATTAATCAAGGTTATTACTTCGCTCCATAACTCAGAAGTTCTTGCACAAAATTATGAGGAAAAAAACTTGGTAGAAGCTCAAAAAACAACAGAGTCCTTACGTCAGATGATCGATGAGCTATTCGCAAAACAAAATTCACAACCTGGAAGATGGCTCTACATCATACGTAGAATTGAATCGATCGCCACACATGTAACAAATGGTGCGTTAGCCATCCAACAATCTTTACACAAGGGAAAGCAATCGGAAGAGAATACGGAAGACAATAACAGTCAAGATGAAGACAACGAAGAAAAAGAAGAAGACCAAGGGTTAAAGCCATCAACGAAAAAAGCCTATCAATCATTAATTGCAGGAACGATAGCCATCATCGTTGGCCATTTCATTTCACCCATCCAACCTTACTGGGTCCTGCTCACCACGTTTATCGTACAGCTTGGGACAGAGTCTGTTGGCCGCACCTACATGAAAGGCCTTCAGCGTTCAGTAGGAACAGTCATTGGGGCTATGCTTGGATTTGTATTAGCTAAGGCCGTTTCGGGACATTCCATATTGGAAGTTATCCTCCTCTTTGTCGTCATATTTTTAGCCTTTTATATATTCGCTGTCTCTTACACATTAATGAGTCTCTTTATTACATTACTCATAGCCTTTATGTATGACCTTTTACTAGGCGGAATAAGTTTTGCCCTGTTAAGCGCACGCGTCATTGACACCATCGCGGGTGCAGCGATAGCCTTAACCATTTCAGCGGTTATTTTTCCAACAAAAACAAAGGAAAAAGTATCTGAAGCTTTTACCGACTATCTTAATGAACTTAACTCGTACGTCACCCAATATATTCGAAGCTTCCGGGAAACCATGGATATAAAAGAACTGGCCGACCACGCTTTTAAAATGGATGAAAAGATTCAAGCCATTAAAGATGAAGCCAAACCGATCCTCCAGCGTCCAGGAGCACTAAGACACCGAGAACTCCCGCGCTGGGTAACCATTTTCACAGCCATAAACTATTACGCCAAACACTTAGTCGCATCATCCTATCAAAAGAAATTCACTTACCCCGATGAACTGGAGAAAGTCTTTCCGTCAATGGGGGATAAATTTAACCATAATATAGAAACACTGACCCATATGATTAAAACTGGCGAAGGTGCTGGTGTGATCTACAACATGGATAATGAAAGAAAGCACATCGAACGCTTTGCCCCAGGACATAACGAGAATCAGGGTGACCTCATTCATCATCTTTACTATGTGTGGCGGATTAACCAGTCCATATTAATCTTAGGGAAAGAATTGGGTGCCGAAGAAAGAGATCGGTAA
- a CDS encoding S66 peptidase family protein — translation MIKPFALQEGDRVAVIAPAGPPDKKQLIQGKRVFEKMGLDVVIGRHVFDVEEDLVAVDQKRLADLHEAFCDPAVRGIFCAGGGFGTARIAPMIDYAKIQRNPKIFWGYSNITYLLNAIQIFSDLVTFHGPMVASDLNDEQRTVGTESSFLPLFTGESLAYDSRKSPLITLAHGTGEGRLVGGNLTLLTNGLGTPYQVNTNGAILLIEDVAEPAFRIDTMLTHLNQAGVFDAVEGVVIGNFQVEPDEYAKIKKVLQDFFVCAPFPVVENFHIGHCQPNFGVPLGVKAKLTASPPRLVIDSGVI, via the coding sequence ATGATCAAACCATTTGCCTTACAAGAGGGTGATCGGGTAGCAGTTATTGCACCGGCTGGACCACCAGACAAAAAGCAGCTGATACAGGGAAAACGTGTATTTGAAAAAATGGGGCTTGATGTCGTCATTGGACGACACGTGTTCGATGTAGAGGAGGACCTTGTCGCTGTCGATCAAAAGCGGCTTGCTGACTTGCATGAGGCCTTTTGTGATCCTGCTGTCCGCGGAATCTTTTGTGCTGGTGGAGGATTCGGGACAGCAAGAATTGCTCCTATGATTGATTATGCAAAGATACAGAGAAATCCTAAGATATTCTGGGGGTATAGCAACATTACGTATCTGCTTAATGCAATTCAAATCTTCAGTGACTTGGTTACTTTCCACGGGCCGATGGTGGCATCCGATCTGAATGACGAACAAAGAACAGTGGGGACAGAATCCTCGTTTCTGCCTTTATTCACGGGAGAATCCCTGGCCTATGACTCTCGTAAATCGCCCCTCATCACGCTAGCTCATGGCACAGGAGAAGGGCGTTTGGTTGGAGGGAATCTAACTCTGCTCACCAATGGATTGGGAACACCTTATCAAGTGAATACGAATGGGGCCATCCTACTGATTGAAGATGTTGCAGAACCTGCGTTTCGGATTGATACGATGCTTACTCATCTCAACCAGGCGGGGGTGTTCGATGCGGTCGAAGGTGTGGTCATAGGTAACTTCCAAGTGGAACCAGACGAATATGCGAAAATAAAAAAAGTGCTGCAAGATTTCTTCGTTTGTGCGCCTTTCCCTGTTGTTGAGAATTTTCACATCGGCCATTGTCAGCCTAATTTTGGCGTGCCACTGGGAGTAAAAGCGAAACTCACAGCGTCGCCGCCTCGATTAGTGATCGATTCAGGCGTGATATAA
- a CDS encoding tyrosine-type recombinase/integrase: MLLFLLETGVRARELIGIRVSDIQWQYNFVKIDGKGYKERHVPIQSNMKTQLRKYVSIRGKLDNEALFVTIDSKPLTKRQFQSYITLYEWRRSDIHL, from the coding sequence ATACTTCTATTCCTACTCGAAACGGGAGTAAGAGCTCGGGAGCTTATTGGCATTAGAGTATCCGATATTCAATGGCAATATAACTTCGTCAAGATAGACGGAAAAGGTTACAAAGAGCGGCACGTTCCGATTCAATCGAACATGAAAACGCAGTTAAGGAAATACGTCTCAATCCGTGGGAAGTTAGACAACGAGGCTCTATTCGTTACGATTGACAGTAAACCGCTCACGAAACGACAATTCCAAAGCTATATCACTCTATACGAATGGAGACGTTCCGACATACATTTGTGA
- a CDS encoding nucleotidyltransferase-like protein has protein sequence MEDLLRPIYQERASQANTMGVLILEKKKPNSPVTDNFDVILFIIVKDAKDPWYVKHYEFDDQSAAMHIVDEILLQKWIDTSSYRRAVEWVINGTVIFERNDYVTELKERLRSFPTRTRDLKKAIEFAKLIRSYSESKDLFESEQYLDAFSRMVHSLHYLARLAIIEKGFHPEVTVWNQVRRIEPEVYKLYQELIESKEETNKRVQLLILAVEHAISVRSRTSAKHLLLLIDSKEGPWSFGELKIHPEIQEYALDLSSMVEYLVDKGLIEVVQQETKGANIYHRMYQAAPLS, from the coding sequence ATGGAAGATTTATTGCGCCCGATTTATCAAGAGAGGGCAAGCCAGGCCAACACAATGGGAGTTCTCATATTAGAAAAAAAGAAACCAAACAGTCCCGTAACAGATAATTTTGATGTCATTCTATTTATAATTGTTAAAGATGCAAAAGACCCTTGGTATGTAAAGCATTATGAATTTGATGATCAATCCGCTGCCATGCACATTGTAGATGAAATCCTTTTGCAAAAGTGGATCGATACGAGCTCTTATCGAAGAGCAGTGGAGTGGGTGATCAATGGAACGGTGATATTTGAACGAAACGATTATGTAACGGAATTAAAAGAACGCTTAAGATCTTTCCCTACACGAACAAGGGACTTAAAGAAAGCGATTGAGTTTGCTAAATTAATAAGGAGTTATAGTGAATCTAAAGATTTGTTTGAATCGGAACAATACCTCGATGCATTCAGTCGAATGGTCCACTCTCTACACTATCTAGCCAGGTTAGCGATTATTGAAAAAGGATTCCATCCAGAAGTCACCGTATGGAATCAGGTAAGAAGAATAGAACCTGAAGTGTATAAGCTTTACCAAGAGCTCATTGAGAGTAAAGAGGAAACCAATAAACGAGTTCAGTTGTTGATTCTTGCTGTTGAGCATGCCATTAGTGTAAGGTCTCGAACAAGTGCGAAACATTTGCTTTTGCTAATAGATAGTAAGGAGGGGCCGTGGTCATTTGGTGAGCTTAAGATCCACCCTGAAATTCAAGAGTATGCACTTGATCTGTCGTCTATGGTTGAGTACTTGGTAGATAAAGGACTCATTGAAGTTGTACAACAGGAAACAAAAGGTGCAAATATTTATCATCGAATGTATCAAGCAGCTCCGCTAAGCTAA
- a CDS encoding YgzB family protein, with protein MALKYSSKINKIRSFAFWLIFAGFGVMYIGLLFKETAWAMAIFMILGMGFIGLSTVVYFWIGMLSTRTIQIVCPSCEKPTKMLGRVDACMHCKQPLTLDKSLEGKEFDEKYNSKRYKKQEAEHQS; from the coding sequence ATGGCTTTAAAGTACAGCAGTAAAATTAATAAAATTCGTTCCTTTGCTTTTTGGTTAATATTCGCCGGCTTTGGTGTTATGTATATTGGTCTTTTGTTTAAAGAAACAGCATGGGCGATGGCTATCTTTATGATTTTAGGTATGGGATTCATCGGACTAAGTACAGTGGTGTACTTTTGGATTGGGATGCTATCAACGAGGACGATTCAAATTGTTTGTCCATCATGTGAAAAACCTACAAAAATGCTAGGTCGGGTAGATGCCTGTATGCATTGTAAACAGCCGCTTACATTGGACAAGTCACTAGAAGGTAAAGAATTTGATGAAAAATATAATTCAAAACGTTATAAGAAACAAGAAGCAGAGCATCAATCATAA
- the perR gene encoding peroxide-responsive transcriptional repressor PerR, which yields MTVSEQRLQEAIDTLKSSGVRITPQRHAVLEYLLNAMTHPTADDIYKALESKFPNMSVATVYNNLRVFREIGLVRELTYGDSSSRFDCNTSDHYHIICESCGKIVDFHYPKLNEVEALAEQVTGFTVSHHRMEVYGTCSECKAKTAH from the coding sequence ATGACGGTGTCTGAACAACGACTACAAGAAGCGATTGATACACTTAAAAGCTCCGGGGTTCGAATTACGCCACAACGTCATGCGGTGCTTGAATACTTGTTGAATGCAATGACTCACCCGACAGCTGATGATATTTATAAGGCCTTGGAGAGCAAGTTTCCAAATATGAGTGTCGCAACAGTATATAACAATTTGCGCGTTTTTAGAGAAATTGGATTGGTGCGAGAGCTTACGTATGGAGATTCATCCAGCCGCTTTGATTGTAATACTTCCGATCATTACCACATTATTTGTGAATCATGTGGTAAGATTGTGGACTTTCACTATCCTAAGTTAAATGAAGTGGAAGCATTAGCTGAACAGGTGACTGGATTTACTGTAAGTCATCATCGCATGGAAGTTTATGGAACATGCTCAGAATGTAAAGCGAAAACAGCCCACTGA
- a CDS encoding cob(I)yrinic acid a,c-diamide adenosyltransferase: MRIYTRSGDKGKTSLIYGDRVSKNDLRVEAYGTCDEANSAIGVALSHLVREDWTEKEAFLTSMQKIQTILFHVGAELATPIGKKVTWELKKEHIDDLEQYIDEWDASLAELNNFILPSGHEASAGLHMARTIVRRAERTAVGLDEGVNPLVVSYLNRLSDLLFVAARYVNQHLGGKELPLHPDV; the protein is encoded by the coding sequence ATGCGTATTTATACGAGATCGGGAGACAAAGGAAAGACTTCATTGATTTATGGAGACCGTGTTTCAAAAAATGATTTAAGAGTAGAAGCGTATGGTACATGTGATGAAGCCAATTCGGCTATTGGGGTGGCTTTAAGCCATTTAGTGCGTGAAGACTGGACAGAGAAAGAAGCTTTCCTCACCTCCATGCAAAAAATACAAACGATTCTGTTTCACGTCGGTGCTGAACTAGCTACACCGATTGGAAAAAAAGTGACCTGGGAATTGAAAAAAGAGCATATTGATGATCTTGAACAATATATTGATGAGTGGGATGCTAGTTTAGCAGAATTAAATAACTTTATCCTGCCTTCTGGTCATGAAGCGTCAGCCGGCCTGCATATGGCACGCACGATCGTAAGAAGGGCTGAACGTACAGCTGTTGGATTAGATGAGGGAGTCAATCCGCTAGTTGTGTCGTATTTGAATCGATTGTCTGACTTGTTATTTGTAGCAGCAAGATATGTCAATCAGCATCTGGGCGGAAAAGAGCTGCCATTGCACCCGGATGTGTAA
- a CDS encoding D-2-hydroxyacid dehydrogenase, producing MRVVSVIKRVPDEIKERLIKKFGEVEFYFCHGMKEGRQHIKEADVLITFGEDVTPELLDEAAGLKWIMVLSAGMDRMPFKDIARRNILVTNVRGIHAIPMAEYAISMILQVSRQAKALVQAEQDHQWNRSTPMREINGQTMVLLGTGAIAQETARLAQAFRMKTIGVSKSGSIKPHFDETYSVDRMEEALSQSDVVVAVLPSTKETNYLLKEEHFQLIPSHAIFLNMGRGDLVASHTILQAVNENQISHAVLDVFEEEPLPENHPFWDEEKVTVTPHLSGITPQYLPRGFEIFERNLHAFLNKREEMDNLIDPKRGY from the coding sequence ATGCGGGTCGTATCAGTGATTAAACGAGTACCGGATGAGATAAAAGAACGGTTAATAAAGAAATTTGGAGAAGTGGAATTTTACTTTTGTCACGGAATGAAGGAGGGCAGACAGCATATAAAGGAAGCGGATGTGCTGATTACATTCGGGGAAGATGTCACACCTGAACTGTTAGATGAAGCAGCAGGGCTTAAGTGGATCATGGTTTTGTCTGCTGGAATGGACCGAATGCCGTTCAAAGACATTGCCAGGCGGAACATCCTTGTAACGAATGTCCGAGGCATTCACGCAATTCCGATGGCCGAATATGCCATTTCGATGATTCTTCAAGTGTCTAGACAGGCAAAAGCTCTGGTTCAAGCTGAACAGGACCATCAATGGAACCGAAGCACACCTATGAGAGAAATTAATGGGCAAACGATGGTATTGCTAGGGACGGGTGCGATTGCACAAGAAACAGCTCGTTTGGCACAAGCGTTTCGAATGAAGACGATCGGGGTATCGAAGTCTGGAAGCATTAAACCTCATTTTGATGAAACCTATTCAGTGGATCGGATGGAGGAAGCCTTGTCGCAAAGTGATGTAGTCGTCGCCGTATTGCCCAGCACAAAGGAAACAAACTATCTTCTTAAAGAAGAACATTTTCAGCTGATCCCTTCACACGCGATCTTTTTGAACATGGGAAGAGGAGACTTGGTTGCTTCACACACTATTTTGCAAGCTGTTAACGAAAATCAAATAAGTCATGCCGTTTTAGATGTGTTTGAGGAAGAGCCTCTTCCCGAGAACCATCCATTTTGGGACGAAGAAAAAGTGACTGTCACCCCGCATTTGTCGGGGATAACTCCACAATATTTACCACGTGGATTTGAAATTTTTGAAAGAAACCTACATGCCTTTTTGAATAAGAGGGAAGAGATGGACAATCTTATTGATCCTAAACGGGGGTATTAA
- a CDS encoding aminopeptidase produces the protein MKNPRLKKLADVLLSHSLEIKEGEKVMVQGQVNTKPLIKELIKRLHERGAHAFYEIDDDELMSLWVSHASQEVFSKTNKWKIERNQDIDAFIQIIGEENDAELSSIPAKQFQMAMKEMKPANEFVVKERKWVLLNYPTRAAAQKAGMSYDDYADYLLDVCTIDYSKMNEAQTALSKLMDETNEVRVTGKGTDLTFSIEKIPSVMCAGNRNIPDGEVYTAPVKNSVNGTIRYNTPSPYQGVTFRDVTLTFKHGKVVKAVADKTEELNKILDADEGARFIGEFALGLNPMITEPMGDILFDEKIAGSIHLALGQCYDEAENGNDSAVHWDMVLIQRSEYGGGQVYFDGELIRDNGLFVKEELQGLNPGQLK, from the coding sequence ATGAAGAATCCTAGATTAAAGAAGTTGGCTGATGTTCTACTATCCCATTCATTAGAGATTAAAGAGGGCGAGAAAGTGATGGTTCAAGGCCAGGTGAACACAAAGCCTCTAATAAAAGAACTGATCAAAAGGCTACACGAGAGGGGAGCACACGCTTTTTACGAAATTGATGATGACGAACTCATGAGTCTGTGGGTATCACATGCCTCGCAGGAAGTTTTTTCAAAAACGAACAAGTGGAAAATTGAGAGGAATCAAGATATCGATGCGTTCATCCAAATTATCGGGGAGGAGAATGATGCTGAGTTGAGCAGCATTCCAGCTAAACAGTTTCAAATGGCGATGAAGGAAATGAAACCAGCCAATGAATTCGTCGTAAAAGAAAGGAAGTGGGTACTGCTTAATTATCCAACGAGAGCAGCTGCACAAAAAGCAGGGATGTCTTATGATGACTATGCTGATTACCTGCTAGATGTTTGTACAATCGATTACAGTAAAATGAACGAAGCACAAACTGCGCTTTCTAAACTAATGGACGAAACGAACGAGGTACGAGTAACTGGTAAAGGAACTGATTTAACTTTTTCGATTGAAAAAATACCTAGCGTAATGTGTGCAGGGAACAGGAATATTCCTGATGGTGAAGTGTACACAGCACCTGTCAAGAATAGTGTCAATGGAACGATTCGCTATAACACCCCAAGCCCTTATCAAGGGGTGACGTTTCGGGATGTAACGTTAACGTTTAAACATGGAAAAGTAGTGAAGGCTGTGGCAGATAAGACAGAGGAACTTAATAAGATCCTTGACGCCGATGAAGGAGCGCGATTTATCGGTGAATTTGCATTAGGTCTTAATCCGATGATTACTGAACCTATGGGGGATATTCTCTTTGACGAGAAGATTGCTGGCAGCATTCATTTAGCTTTAGGCCAATGCTATGATGAAGCTGAAAATGGGAATGATTCAGCGGTCCATTGGGATATGGTCTTAATCCAACGTTCTGAATATGGCGGTGGACAAGTCTATTTTGACGGTGAACTAATCAGGGACAATGGATTATTTGTGAAAGAAGAATTACAAGGATTAAATCCTGGCCAATTAAAATAA